The Fervidicoccaceae archaeon genome contains a region encoding:
- a CDS encoding HD domain-containing protein, protein MKLRSLIETACTLFPPFIGLVSWKYTIPSSALYHSLSVASIAGGIAELLTDNADEVELATYAGLTHDYYQKGDSVGLTVGSGEEILKRVLEERGVEKKIVDVIVNEATRYNVAENPGIWAGKHPVAGLSMWLADTIAGAPSALIVEQRIIERSSRLDEKLRKLLRSLNISVFSVLLPQVALRSGIYSEVVRTLSKISAVPILARDGLIVASNTEVPRIQIDINVFRVDAEQYDIIYESVKKRAPTLSRDTFDERMRRELFLRGSSNKIPLGKSARELLLNIDLANVSWEDKGSGCRCVFCGLPVVESIHPAVIGYLQYASSSMERWNTRAPAVGVNLNYLFRGDNWRDYGIVSCPLCVLDAYEVYCMMHGNNIKSADYFAVLYFPLPTHYEVARSLSAIAHRILSTATSRGDGESFVSLVEESYIDPEKYAEHVTEYTKSTDESILVDSTWALHFEVIPQIDGELETMATCLSSLARVILFTGVYPVKFSNKIDPLTERRLLSPAYPLYDLDPASKEVRDQTPLLVALLSIIDSLDAKLSARRGTKLTDDRTKLVMEYLRYPYLMHRDLLLKHSVGRTVLSTYLEFRENPVSLFKQARAPRPSRSPRSGTWG, encoded by the coding sequence ATGAAGTTACGAAGTCTGATCGAGACCGCCTGTACGCTGTTCCCCCCATTCATAGGTCTCGTCAGCTGGAAGTACACGATTCCATCCTCCGCTCTCTACCACTCGCTCAGCGTCGCATCGATTGCTGGAGGTATTGCTGAGTTGCTCACCGACAACGCGGACGAGGTCGAACTAGCTACATATGCCGGTCTAACCCACGACTATTACCAGAAGGGGGATAGCGTTGGACTTACCGTCGGGAGTGGGGAGGAAATATTAAAGCGCGTTCTCGAAGAGCGCGGCGTCGAGAAAAAGATCGTTGATGTCATAGTTAACGAGGCGACTAGGTACAACGTCGCTGAGAACCCGGGCATATGGGCTGGCAAGCACCCCGTCGCCGGCCTAAGCATGTGGCTCGCAGATACAATTGCCGGAGCCCCTTCGGCCCTCATTGTCGAGCAGAGGATAATAGAGCGATCGAGCAGGCTAGACGAGAAGTTGCGGAAGCTGTTGCGATCTCTCAACATATCTGTTTTCTCGGTGCTACTTCCACAGGTGGCGCTGAGGTCTGGGATATACTCCGAGGTGGTGAGGACCCTCAGCAAGATATCTGCCGTCCCCATACTTGCGAGAGACGGATTAATAGTGGCATCTAACACGGAGGTACCGCGGATACAGATAGACATCAACGTCTTTAGAGTAGATGCAGAGCAGTACGATATCATCTACGAGAGCGTCAAGAAGCGTGCACCCACACTGTCAAGAGACACCTTCGATGAGAGGATGCGACGAGAACTTTTCCTCCGCGGCTCCAGCAATAAGATACCTCTCGGTAAGTCCGCACGAGAGCTTCTCCTCAACATAGACTTAGCGAACGTATCGTGGGAGGACAAAGGTTCGGGCTGCAGGTGCGTGTTCTGCGGTCTACCAGTAGTCGAATCTATTCATCCAGCAGTTATCGGCTACCTTCAGTACGCTTCAAGCAGTATGGAGAGATGGAACACGAGAGCCCCTGCGGTCGGAGTTAACTTGAACTACCTCTTCCGCGGAGACAATTGGCGCGATTACGGGATTGTTTCCTGCCCCCTCTGCGTTCTAGACGCCTACGAGGTCTACTGTATGATGCACGGTAATAATATCAAGTCGGCTGACTACTTCGCGGTACTGTACTTCCCCCTACCCACACACTACGAGGTAGCGAGATCGCTGTCAGCTATAGCTCACAGGATACTGTCCACAGCTACCTCACGAGGCGATGGGGAGAGCTTTGTCAGCTTAGTTGAAGAGTCCTATATTGACCCCGAGAAATACGCTGAACACGTTACGGAGTACACCAAGAGTACAGATGAATCAATACTGGTTGACTCGACGTGGGCGTTACACTTCGAAGTGATTCCACAGATAGACGGAGAGCTTGAAACGATGGCCACCTGTCTATCTAGCCTCGCAAGGGTTATCCTGTTCACTGGTGTATACCCGGTTAAGTTTTCGAACAAGATAGATCCCCTAACGGAGAGGAGGTTGCTGAGCCCAGCCTACCCCCTATACGACTTAGACCCTGCGAGTAAGGAGGTGAGGGATCAAACACCCCTCTTAGTCGCTCTGCTATCAATTATCGACAGCCTCGACGCCAAGCTGAGCGCTCGCAGAGGCACGAAACTAACAGACGACAGGACCAAGCTCGTCATGGAGTACCTGAGGTATCCGTATCTTATGCATAGAGACCTGCTGTTGAAGCATAGTGTGGGGAGAACCGTGCTGTCTACCTACCTTGAGTTTAGGGAAAACCCGGTCAGCCTCTTCAAGCAGGCTCGAGCCCCTCGCCCATCACGTAGCCCTAGGTCGGGCACGTGGGGGTAA
- the cas7d gene encoding type I-D CRISPR-associated protein Cas7/Csc2: MSQQLKNLSELLKEKSSYLRNPNEQDRIFAKGKKIEVIYAVVGKGIPLFRTEGAGDVTTIGITLRKESSTPSEGGHDANKSYVEVPAILPEKIQAKLRRRMLEILRSEFNDEVKKQVKRYRELGFNKLGEDGSWNCFIMPPSGEGETDLGMCGFCPACNILGAIITENEHGLASTSYGIKSRVVHDIAFATVPYEKCVVELTHNKVGDGVSYTGRSLYEEPHIVPGTVFVGKLAMYDVTEREAKLVLHSLATISRMGGGETKYGSVQVIIVGLRAGDRETISSYDIARHVLEKTGGALVEPEVVVKEVANYIKGKGFDVVIDEKAGIDSLDTVAAVSDDEIAKIWGEDNYWYSDNVVKYIARAEPKTGKGGKKEKKSKGKGKEEAR, encoded by the coding sequence ATGAGTCAGCAGCTCAAGAATCTGTCTGAGCTCCTGAAGGAGAAAAGCAGCTATCTGAGAAACCCGAATGAGCAGGATAGAATATTCGCAAAAGGCAAGAAAATAGAGGTAATATACGCTGTGGTAGGCAAGGGTATTCCGCTCTTCAGAACCGAAGGAGCCGGTGATGTAACAACCATCGGTATCACTCTAAGGAAGGAGAGCTCCACGCCGTCGGAGGGCGGACACGACGCTAACAAATCATACGTAGAAGTGCCTGCCATACTGCCAGAGAAGATACAGGCGAAGCTCAGGAGGAGGATGCTGGAAATACTAAGGAGCGAGTTCAACGATGAAGTCAAGAAGCAGGTGAAGAGGTACAGGGAGCTAGGGTTCAATAAGTTGGGAGAGGACGGCTCCTGGAACTGCTTCATCATGCCCCCCAGCGGTGAGGGAGAGACAGACCTAGGGATGTGCGGGTTCTGCCCGGCGTGCAACATCCTCGGAGCGATAATAACAGAGAATGAACACGGGCTTGCATCGACATCGTACGGCATCAAGAGCAGAGTGGTCCACGACATAGCGTTCGCCACGGTTCCCTACGAGAAGTGCGTAGTCGAGTTAACTCATAATAAGGTCGGCGATGGGGTGAGCTACACCGGTAGGAGCTTATACGAGGAGCCTCACATAGTGCCAGGGACCGTCTTCGTAGGTAAGCTCGCGATGTACGATGTCACGGAGAGGGAGGCGAAGCTAGTGCTACACTCGCTGGCGACGATAAGCAGGATGGGGGGCGGTGAAACGAAGTACGGCTCCGTGCAGGTGATAATCGTTGGGCTGAGAGCGGGCGATAGGGAAACCATTAGCAGCTACGATATAGCTAGACACGTACTGGAGAAAACCGGAGGCGCGCTGGTCGAGCCAGAGGTGGTTGTCAAGGAGGTTGCTAACTACATAAAGGGTAAGGGGTTTGATGTCGTGATCGACGAAAAGGCGGGGATCGACAGCCTAGACACGGTGGCGGCCGTCTCTGACGATGAGATAGCTAAAATATGGGGAGAGGACAACTACTGGTACTCTGACAACGTAGTAAAGTATATCGCTAGAGCAGAGCCCAAGACAGGGAAAGGCGGGAAGAAGGAGAAGAAGTCTAAGGGAAAAGGTAAAGAGGAGGCTCGATGA
- the cas2 gene encoding CRISPR-associated endonuclease Cas2, which produces MYVIVAFDVSDERVRGRLRRFLRFLGLSMVNRSVYAGVGGQSIVEKIREKAGELVGERDSVFIVLVQEQEYMRAVLCTKVDCKRVEDISFEVV; this is translated from the coding sequence ATGTATGTCATCGTCGCCTTTGACGTCTCGGACGAACGCGTGCGGGGACGCCTACGCAGGTTCCTCAGGTTTCTCGGTCTATCGATGGTCAATAGAAGCGTCTACGCCGGCGTCGGGGGACAAAGCATCGTGGAAAAAATTCGGGAGAAAGCTGGAGAGCTCGTTGGAGAACGCGATAGCGTGTTTATCGTCCTTGTACAGGAGCAGGAGTACATGCGGGCTGTTCTATGCACCAAGGTGGATTGCAAGAGGGTTGAGGACATCTCCTTCGAGGTCGTCTAG
- the cas1 gene encoding CRISPR-associated endonuclease Cas1 has product MRTIFIKNAELVTRKSRSSLIIHRKDGTYREVNIRDIEAVVVLGATTRIDCGVVSLLSRYNIPLSIVNKLGVSILTVPVVTLYSETRRAQYSLSDDEKAEIMLEILKAKFRGLSNILKYHEKSAPEADLEEAVAKRDLLRWEATASRRYWQLMIDLIPSNILNELENKYEFQGRNPRAKDPFNQSISALYAVLYSLSTRALLASGLDPTYGLHHKTRYSVPLVYDYTEMYKPIAVHAVIRVLRKAEKLPVLDEGGYLTKESLSVMSKELFNILNARVRGTRITPHRAIYINAIKLATRIRTGSRQVRYTYTYNPKKILYHNSNR; this is encoded by the coding sequence TTGAGAACGATCTTTATTAAGAACGCTGAGCTCGTGACCAGGAAAAGCCGTAGTAGCTTGATCATACATCGAAAAGACGGTACCTACAGAGAGGTGAATATTAGAGACATAGAGGCTGTTGTGGTCCTAGGAGCTACCACTAGAATAGACTGCGGAGTAGTTTCTCTACTCTCTAGGTATAACATTCCTTTGTCAATAGTCAATAAGTTGGGTGTCTCCATTCTAACAGTTCCAGTAGTGACACTTTATAGTGAAACAAGACGTGCTCAGTACTCTTTGAGCGATGATGAGAAAGCTGAAATCATGCTGGAGATTCTGAAGGCTAAGTTCAGAGGCTTATCAAACATACTCAAATACCACGAGAAGAGCGCTCCGGAGGCGGATCTCGAGGAAGCAGTAGCGAAGAGAGACCTACTGCGCTGGGAGGCGACTGCGAGCCGCAGGTACTGGCAGCTAATGATAGACCTCATACCGAGTAACATACTCAACGAGCTTGAGAATAAGTACGAGTTTCAGGGTAGGAATCCACGCGCGAAAGACCCGTTTAATCAGTCCATATCGGCTCTGTACGCGGTTCTCTACTCCTTAAGCACTAGAGCGCTCCTCGCCAGCGGACTAGACCCCACATACGGGCTACATCATAAGACAAGGTACTCCGTCCCACTCGTCTACGACTATACCGAGATGTATAAACCGATAGCTGTGCACGCTGTGATCAGAGTACTTAGGAAGGCGGAGAAACTCCCAGTGTTAGATGAAGGCGGCTACTTAACTAAGGAATCCCTGAGCGTGATGTCGAAAGAACTATTCAATATACTGAATGCGAGAGTACGGGGAACGAGGATTACGCCGCATAGAGCTATCTACATCAACGCGATTAAACTCGCAACGAGAATAAGGACAGGAAGCAGACAAGTACGCTACACTTACACGTACAACCCGAAAAAGATACTATACCATAACAGCAATAGATAG